The sequence GCGGGATGCGCGGCCTGATGGCGAAGCCGAACGGCGACATCATCGAGACCCCGATCATCTCGAACTTCAAGGAAGGTCTGACCGTTCTCGAGTACTTCAACTCGACCCACGGTGCGCGGAAAGGTCTGTCGGATACGGCGCTGAAAACCGCGAACTCGGGCTACCTGACGCGTCGTCTGGTGGACGTGGCGCAGGACTGCATCGTGCGCATGCACGATTGCGGTACCGAAGCTGCGATCACCGCCGAAGCGGCGGTCAATGATGGCGAGGTCGTGTCGTCGCTGGCCGAGCGCCTGCTGGGCCGTGTCGCCGCAGAGGATATCCTCAAGCCCGGCACGGACGAGGTGATCGTGGCCGCTGGTTCCATCGTGGACGAGCGGATGGCGGACCTGATCGACGAGGCGGCGGTTCAGTCCGCGCGCATCCGGTCCCCGCTGACGTGCGAGGCCGAGGAAGGCGTCTGCGCGATGTGCTACGGTCGTGACCTTGCACGCGGCACTCTTGTCAACCAGGGCGAGGCTGTCGGCATCATCGCGGCGCAATCCATTGGCGAACCGGGCACCCAGCTGACGATGCGGACATTCCACATCGGCGGCGTGGCGCAGGGCGGTCAGCAATCCTTCCTCGAGGCTTCCCAGGAGGGCAAGATCGTGTTCGAAGGGGCGCAGACGATCGAGAACGCCAACGGCGACGTGATCGTGATGGGCCGGAACATGAAGCTGCGTATCGTCGGTGATGACGACGTCGAGCGGGCCAGCCACAAGATCGGCTATGGCACCACCCTGTTCGTCAAGGACGGCCAGAAGGTGGTTCGCGGCGACAAGCTGATCGAGTGGGATCCCTACACGCTGCCGATCATCGCCGAGAAGTCGGGCACGGCCAAGTTCGTCGACCTTGTCAGCGGCATCGCCGTCAAGGACGAGACCGACGACGCGACCGGCATGACCCAGAAGATCGTGATCGATTGGCGCGCGGCGCCGAAAGGTAACGAGCTGAAGCCGGAAGTGATTCTGGTGGATGCCGACGGCGAGCCGGTCCGTACGGATGCGGGCAACCCGGTGACCTATCCGATGTCGGTGGACGCGATCCTGTCGGTCGAGGACGGCAACGAGGTGAAGGCCGGCGATGTCATCGCCCGTATCCCGCGCGAAGGCGCCAAGACCAAGGACATCACCGGTGGTCTGCCGCGTGTGGCCGAACTCTTCGAGGCACGCCGCCCGAAGGACCACGCCATCATCGCGGAAATCGACGGTTATGTCCGGTACGGCAAGGACTACAAGAACAAGCGCCGTATCGCGATCGAGTCCGCGGACGATCCGGATCACCGGGTCGAGTACATGGTGCCCAAGGGCAAGCACATTCCGGTTGCGGAAGGTGACTTCGTGCAGAAGGGCGACTACATCATGGACGGCAACCCGGCGCCTCATGACATCCTTGCGATCATGGGTGTCGAGGCCTTGGCAGACTACATGATCGACGAGGTGCAGGACGTCTACCGCCTGCAGGGCGTGAAGATCAACGACAAGCACATCGAGGTGATCGTGCGCCAGATGCTGCAGAAGTGGGAGGTCCAGGATTCGGGCGAAACCACGCTGCTGAAGGGCGAACACGTCGACAAGCAGGAGTTCGATCTGGCCAACGAGAAGGCGATCAAGAAGGGCGGTCGTCCGGCCAAGGGCGAACCGATCCTGCTGGGCATCACGAAAGCCTCGCTGCAGACCCGGTCGTTCATCTCGGCTGCGTCCTTCCAGGAAACCACGCGCGTGCTGACCGAGGCTTCGGTTCAGGGCAAGAAGGACAAGCTTGTCGGTCTGAAGGAGAACGTGATCGTGGGTCGCCTGATCCCGGCGGGTACGGGCGGTGCGACCATGCAGATGCGCAAGGTTGCACAGGACCGTGACAACGTGGTCATCGAAGCACGCCGCGAAGAGGCAGAGCAGGCCGCGCGCCTCGCCGCGCCCGAAGCGGACGACGACGTGGTCGGCGGAGATGTCTTCGACACCGTGATCGTGGACGACGAAAGCCGCGATTGACCTGATCGCACAAGTCGATGCATGGCCCCCGTTACCGCAGGTGACGGGGGCTTTTGCTTTGGGAAGGGGGGCAATCCGGCAGGGATTGTAACTGGCCCGAGGCGCGGCCTAATGTGCGGCAGTTGCACGTTGTCGAAGGTCGCCACAGTATGTCACCCACCCTGCTTGGCGCCCTCTTGATGACAGCCTCTATGGCCGCTTTCACGCTGAACGACACGATGCTCAAGCTGACGGCCGGCGACGTTCCTCTCGCGCAGCTGATCTTTCTCAGATCGTTTCTGACCTGTACCCTCATGCTGGCGACGAAAGGCCGGATCGGCACGATGCATTTCGATATCGCGCGCCGCGACTGGGTGCTGATCGGCGCGCGTGCCGTGTCGGAGGTGGTGGTGTCCTACTTCTTCCTCACGGCGCTGTTCCACATGCCGCTCGCCAATCTCAACGCGGTGATGCAGGTGGTCCCTCTGGCTGTCACGCTCGCCTCGGCGCTGTTCCTGCGCGAGGCCGTCGGCTGGCGGCGTTTCGCGGCGATCATCATCGGGTTCTTCGGGGTCTTGCTGATCGTGAAACCGGGCGCCGCGGGGTTCGACATCTGGTCGGCCTACGCGTTGCTAGCGATGATCGGGGTGACCGCGCGTGACCTGATCACCCGCCAGCTTTCGCCCACGGTGCCCTCCATGACCGTCGCGCTGAGCACGGCGGCCTCTGTGATGACGGCTTTCGGCCTCGTGTCGCTGACCGG is a genomic window of Sulfitobacter alexandrii containing:
- a CDS encoding DMT family transporter is translated as MSPTLLGALLMTASMAAFTLNDTMLKLTAGDVPLAQLIFLRSFLTCTLMLATKGRIGTMHFDIARRDWVLIGARAVSEVVVSYFFLTALFHMPLANLNAVMQVVPLAVTLASALFLREAVGWRRFAAIIIGFFGVLLIVKPGAAGFDIWSAYALLAMIGVTARDLITRQLSPTVPSMTVALSTAASVMTAFGLVSLTGAWVAVPSHIWFLIVGSAVAVMAGYFLSIWVMRVGDVSFTAPFRYTGLVWALIMGWFVFGEWPGWLTLLGAGIVVVTGVFTFYRERKVSRG